In one window of Methanomicrobia archaeon DNA:
- a CDS encoding SufD family Fe-S cluster assembly protein gives MKSKEELKDRAKRARDKRAALGEDVDLEQFETRTGEHQALDSLSELETEYAQDLLRAGIEPSEKDRSGSFLQRDRSVVFSKVNYPGLEIMSTTDALARYEWLTDYLWQLIPVDADKYTAEVELAASHGYFIRAKPGAKVTMPVQSCLFITADKVRQNVHNIVIAEEDSELHIITGCSVSHSVTTALHLGVSEFYVKPGAKITFTMVHNWSSGIEVRPRSAVRVEDNGVYISNYILMTPVKSLQMFPTTYCVGRNSRTTTQSIIYATEQANIDMGSRAVLQGEGSKAELISRVIVKDNASVVSRGDIVGATKNVKGHLECGALILSDTARVASVPELTATRTDLELSHEAAVGKIAEEEINYLMARGLSEEEATSVIIRGFLNVDITGLPEALAQETKKMFELSLEKVM, from the coding sequence ATGAAGAGCAAGGAAGAGCTAAAGGACCGTGCGAAGCGTGCCCGTGATAAGAGGGCGGCACTGGGCGAGGATGTAGACCTTGAGCAATTTGAGACCCGAACGGGGGAACACCAGGCACTGGACTCATTGAGTGAGCTCGAGACGGAATATGCACAGGATCTGCTCCGCGCCGGCATAGAGCCCTCGGAGAAGGATCGATCGGGCTCCTTCCTGCAGCGCGACCGTTCGGTCGTCTTTTCGAAAGTGAACTACCCCGGGCTTGAGATCATGAGCACTACAGATGCGCTGGCAAGATACGAGTGGCTCACCGACTATCTCTGGCAGCTCATCCCGGTTGATGCGGATAAATACACCGCGGAAGTTGAATTGGCCGCAAGTCACGGGTACTTCATCAGGGCGAAACCAGGAGCAAAGGTGACCATGCCGGTACAGTCCTGTCTCTTTATCACCGCTGATAAGGTCAGACAGAACGTGCACAACATCGTCATCGCCGAAGAGGACTCGGAATTGCATATCATCACCGGCTGCTCGGTCTCCCACTCGGTCACGACGGCACTGCATCTCGGCGTCTCCGAGTTCTACGTGAAGCCCGGTGCGAAGATCACCTTCACCATGGTCCATAACTGGAGTAGCGGCATAGAGGTGCGGCCGCGCAGCGCGGTGCGCGTGGAAGATAATGGTGTGTACATCAGTAACTACATCTTGATGACGCCGGTGAAATCGCTGCAGATGTTCCCTACCACCTACTGCGTGGGTAGAAACTCGCGGACAACAACGCAATCGATCATCTACGCCACGGAGCAGGCGAATATCGATATGGGCTCGCGCGCGGTGCTCCAGGGCGAAGGGAGCAAGGCGGAGCTCATCTCACGCGTGATCGTGAAGGACAATGCCAGCGTCGTTTCCCGTGGCGATATTGTGGGCGCGACGAAGAACGTGAAGGGGCATCTCGAGTGCGGCGCCCTGATACTCTCAGACACTGCGCGTGTGGCCTCGGTGCCGGAACTGACGGCCACGCGGACGGATCTCGAGCTCTCGCACGAAGCTGCGGTCGGCAAGATCGCGGAAGAGGAGATCAACTATCTCATGGCACGCGGGCTGAGCGAGGAGGAAGCCACCTCGGTGATCATTCGCGGCTTTCTGAATGTGGACATCACGGGCCTGCCCGAGGCGCTGGCGCAGGAGACGAAGAAGATGTTCGAGCTGAGTTTAGAGAAGGTAATGTAA